One region of Bradyrhizobium betae genomic DNA includes:
- a CDS encoding URC4/urg3 family protein has product MADALEQQARSLLSAEAVRARAGDMLEIGLNGGLTHFTIDLDRMDGVAEAVLAVTRKAYPTLEIPFHARWRHFVLDGIDRWARLADAASWPDRAARARAEFDLAIVSVLLDAGAGAAWRYRDAITGQGIGRSEGLAIASLDMFASGLFSGDPRAPFRVDANVLATLPLAALTSAFQVSDANPLLGLEGRTDLLQRLGKLVAGRPEVFGLHDSPRPGGLFDHIAAQAKGGAIAAPAILSAVLNQLGPIWPSRLELAGIPLGDCWRHPALQTDDATAGLVPLHKLSQWLSYSLIEPLQRAGFDVTDIDGLTGLAEYRNGGLFVDHGVLLLRDPDDADRAHAVDSLLVVEWRALTVALLDRLADLVRAKLGRTPESLPLASILEGGTWAAGRTIAFARRPDGSPPLKVISDGTVF; this is encoded by the coding sequence ATGGCGGACGCTTTGGAACAACAGGCCCGCTCGCTGCTCAGTGCAGAAGCGGTTCGCGCGCGGGCCGGCGACATGCTCGAGATCGGCCTGAACGGCGGGCTCACGCATTTCACCATCGATCTCGATCGCATGGACGGCGTCGCGGAGGCCGTGCTCGCGGTGACGCGAAAGGCCTATCCGACGCTGGAGATTCCGTTCCATGCGCGCTGGCGGCATTTCGTGCTCGACGGTATCGACCGCTGGGCGCGGCTGGCGGACGCGGCGTCCTGGCCGGACCGCGCCGCGCGTGCGCGCGCGGAGTTCGACCTTGCCATCGTCAGCGTGCTGCTCGATGCCGGCGCGGGTGCGGCATGGCGCTATCGCGACGCAATCACGGGACAAGGCATCGGCCGGTCCGAAGGGCTGGCGATCGCGAGCCTCGACATGTTCGCGAGCGGCCTGTTTTCCGGCGATCCGCGCGCGCCCTTCAGGGTCGATGCGAATGTGCTCGCAACGCTGCCGCTCGCCGCACTGACATCCGCGTTTCAGGTGAGCGATGCCAATCCCCTGCTCGGCCTCGAAGGCCGTACGGATCTGCTGCAGCGTCTTGGCAAGCTGGTTGCCGGGCGTCCGGAGGTTTTCGGCCTGCATGACAGCCCACGGCCGGGCGGCCTGTTCGATCACATCGCCGCGCAGGCCAAGGGCGGCGCCATCGCCGCGCCCGCGATACTCTCCGCGGTGCTGAACCAGCTCGGACCGATCTGGCCGTCGCGGCTCGAACTCGCCGGGATTCCGCTTGGCGATTGCTGGCGCCATCCCGCGCTTCAGACGGATGATGCGACCGCCGGCCTCGTGCCGCTGCACAAGCTGTCGCAATGGCTGAGCTATTCGCTGATCGAGCCGCTCCAGCGCGCCGGCTTCGACGTCACCGACATCGACGGCCTGACCGGCCTTGCCGAATATCGCAACGGCGGCCTGTTCGTCGATCACGGGGTCTTGCTGCTGCGCGATCCCGATGACGCAGACCGTGCGCATGCGGTGGACTCGCTGCTCGTCGTCGAGTGGCGCGCACTGACGGTTGCGTTGCTGGACCGGCTTGCTGATCTCGTTCGCGCAAAACTCGGCCGCACGCCGGAGTCCTTGCCGCTCGCCAGCATTTTGGAAGGCGGCACCTGGGCCGCCGGCCGCACCATTGCCTTTGCGCGCCGTCCCGATGGTTCGCCACCGCTCAAGGTGATCAGCGACGGCACGGTTTTCTGA